From Cellulosimicrobium cellulans, the proteins below share one genomic window:
- a CDS encoding TadE/TadG family type IV pilus assembly protein has product MVDFTLVSVLVLVLFLGVVQVALAVHVRATLVDCAAEGARVAGRADRGPQDGAARTRDLITAALSSRYAQDVVARQAVVDGLPVVEVTVSAPLPVVGLLGPAGVVTVDGHALEEAP; this is encoded by the coding sequence GTGGTCGACTTCACCCTCGTGTCCGTCCTGGTGCTCGTGCTGTTCCTCGGTGTCGTCCAGGTGGCGCTCGCGGTCCACGTGCGGGCGACGCTGGTGGACTGCGCCGCGGAGGGCGCTCGGGTCGCCGGGCGCGCCGACCGCGGCCCGCAGGACGGGGCTGCCCGGACGCGCGACCTGATCACGGCCGCGCTCTCGTCCCGCTATGCCCAGGACGTCGTGGCACGGCAGGCGGTCGTCGACGGTCTCCCCGTCGTCGAGGTGACGGTCTCGGCGCCGCTCCCCGTGGTGGGCCTGCTCGGTCCTGCGGGCGTGGTGACCGTCGACGGGCACGCGCTCGAGGAGGCACCGTGA
- a CDS encoding pyridoxal phosphate-dependent aminotransferase produces the protein MTDLPPGRWQAAARATGLLGADGAVAATIFAEMTALAHRTGAINLGQGFPDVDGPATVKHSAIRAIEEGHNQYPPGPGILELRNAVASHQYRHYGLDPDPETEVLVTTGATEALAATILALAGPGDDVVTLEPFYDAHAACIALAGANHVTVPLVAGPDRFRLDLDALRAAVTDRTRLILVNSPHNPTGTVLDLDELDAIAAVARRHDAVVVTDEVYEHLTFDDARHVPIATLPGMRQRTITISSAGKTFSFTGWKIGWLHGPEQLVTAVRTVKQFLTYTSGAPFQPAIADALSDDETPRALADSLAARRDLLCAGLVRAGFDVVVPQGTYFVVADGAPLGFEDGTALCRDLPALAGVVAVPVSAFCTPGSTTARALAPRVRFTFVKREDVLREAVARLARLGTTPHPRTARGAVPGSPAGR, from the coding sequence ATGACCGACCTCCCGCCCGGCCGCTGGCAGGCCGCCGCCCGTGCCACCGGCCTCCTCGGCGCGGACGGCGCGGTCGCGGCGACGATCTTCGCCGAGATGACGGCGCTCGCGCACCGTACGGGCGCGATCAACCTGGGGCAGGGATTCCCGGACGTCGACGGCCCGGCGACGGTCAAGCACTCCGCGATCCGGGCGATCGAGGAGGGCCACAACCAGTACCCGCCGGGTCCGGGCATCCTCGAGCTGCGCAACGCCGTCGCGAGCCACCAGTACCGGCACTACGGGCTGGACCCCGACCCGGAGACCGAGGTCCTCGTGACGACGGGCGCGACGGAGGCCCTCGCCGCGACGATCCTCGCGCTGGCCGGCCCGGGCGACGACGTCGTGACGCTCGAGCCGTTCTACGACGCGCATGCGGCGTGCATCGCGCTCGCGGGCGCGAACCACGTCACCGTCCCGCTCGTGGCGGGCCCGGACCGCTTCCGGCTCGACCTCGACGCCCTGCGCGCCGCGGTCACGGACCGCACGCGGCTGATCCTCGTGAACTCGCCCCACAACCCCACGGGCACGGTCCTCGACCTCGACGAGCTCGACGCGATCGCCGCCGTCGCGCGCCGTCACGACGCGGTCGTCGTCACGGACGAGGTCTACGAGCACCTCACGTTCGACGACGCCCGGCACGTGCCGATCGCGACACTGCCCGGGATGCGGCAGCGCACGATCACGATCTCCTCGGCCGGCAAGACGTTCTCGTTCACCGGCTGGAAGATCGGCTGGCTGCACGGGCCGGAGCAGCTCGTCACCGCGGTGCGCACGGTCAAGCAGTTCCTCACCTACACGTCGGGCGCGCCGTTCCAGCCCGCGATCGCCGACGCCCTGTCCGACGACGAGACGCCGCGCGCGCTCGCCGACTCCCTCGCCGCGCGTCGGGACCTGCTGTGTGCGGGGCTCGTCCGCGCCGGGTTCGACGTCGTCGTGCCGCAGGGCACGTACTTCGTCGTCGCCGACGGCGCCCCGCTCGGCTTCGAGGACGGCACCGCCCTGTGCCGCGACCTGCCCGCCCTCGCGGGCGTCGTCGCGGTCCCCGTGAGCGCGTTCTGCACGCCGGGGTCGACGACGGCCCGCGCGCTGGCCCCTCGCGTGCGGTTCACCTTCGTCAAGCGCGAGGACGTGCTCCGCGAGGCGGTGGCGCGTCTTGCTCGCCTCGGCACGACACCGCACCCGCGAACAGCCCGCGGAGCGGTGCCGGGGAGCCCTGCCGGTCGTTGA
- a CDS encoding CpaF family protein has product MSTDTHAVGVLEGEVRELVRRRGVDPVRDRAAVDELVREAVADYETRSALGAVAPLADPTAAGRAVVDSVAGLGPLQPYLDDPEIEEVWINAPSQVFVARGGRSELTTTILTAEQVRDLVEQMLRSSGRRLDLSSPFVDASLPGGERLHVVIPDVTRNSWAVNIRKHVVRASHLDDLVRLGSLTPQAASFLDASVRAGLNILVAGATQAGKTTMLNALAGSVPPTQRVVTCEEVFELRFAVRDVVSMQCRQPSLEGTGEIPLRRLVKEALRMRPDRIVIGEVREAESFDLLVALNAGIPGMCTLHANSAREAITKMCTLPLLAGENVSDRFVVPTVASSIDLVVHLGVDVDGRRVVREVLGVTGRVEQGVVEAAEIFVRTGDRLVRADGFPPGADRFARAGIDLAAVMHPERSRVPAAPAGASASTTWSGAS; this is encoded by the coding sequence ATGTCTACGGACACGCACGCCGTCGGCGTGCTCGAGGGCGAGGTGCGCGAGCTCGTCCGGCGGCGCGGGGTGGACCCCGTGCGCGACCGCGCGGCGGTCGACGAGCTCGTCCGCGAGGCGGTCGCCGACTACGAGACGCGGAGCGCGCTCGGGGCCGTCGCGCCGCTCGCCGACCCGACGGCCGCCGGTCGCGCGGTGGTCGACTCCGTGGCGGGCCTCGGACCGCTCCAGCCCTACCTCGACGACCCGGAGATCGAGGAGGTCTGGATCAACGCGCCCTCCCAGGTCTTCGTCGCGCGGGGCGGCCGGTCCGAGCTCACGACGACGATCCTCACCGCGGAGCAGGTGCGGGACCTCGTCGAGCAGATGCTGCGCTCGTCCGGCCGCCGGCTGGACCTGTCGAGCCCTTTCGTCGACGCCTCGCTGCCCGGCGGCGAGCGGCTCCACGTGGTCATCCCTGACGTCACGCGAAACAGCTGGGCGGTCAACATCCGCAAGCACGTCGTCCGCGCGTCGCACCTCGACGACCTCGTCCGGCTCGGCTCGCTCACCCCGCAGGCGGCGTCGTTCCTCGACGCCTCGGTCCGTGCCGGGCTGAACATCCTCGTCGCGGGCGCCACGCAGGCGGGCAAGACGACGATGCTCAACGCCCTCGCGGGCTCGGTCCCGCCCACGCAGCGCGTCGTCACGTGCGAGGAGGTGTTCGAGCTCCGGTTCGCCGTACGGGACGTGGTCTCCATGCAGTGTCGGCAGCCGAGCCTCGAGGGGACCGGCGAGATCCCGCTGCGCCGCCTGGTCAAGGAGGCGCTGCGCATGCGCCCCGACCGGATCGTCATCGGGGAGGTCCGCGAGGCGGAGAGCTTCGACCTCCTCGTGGCCCTCAACGCCGGCATCCCCGGGATGTGCACGCTGCACGCCAACTCGGCCCGCGAGGCGATCACCAAGATGTGCACGCTGCCGCTGCTCGCCGGCGAGAACGTCTCGGACCGCTTCGTGGTCCCCACCGTCGCGTCCTCGATCGACCTGGTCGTCCATCTCGGCGTCGACGTCGACGGGCGGCGCGTCGTGCGCGAGGTCCTGGGGGTCACGGGGCGGGTCGAGCAGGGCGTGGTGGAGGCGGCGGAGATCTTCGTCCGGACCGGGGACCGGCTGGTGCGGGCCGACGGGTTCCCACCGGGCGCGGACCGGTTCGCGCGTGCGGGGATCGACCTGGCGGCCGTGATGCACCCCGAGCGCTCACGCGTCCCGGCCGCCCCGGCGGGTGCTTCGGCGAGCACGACGTGGTCGGGGGCGAGCTGA
- a CDS encoding type II secretion system F family protein produces MGVVVGFLLGAGLFCVWWSFWAPGPRQERRADGWTARTQDLLVQAGAPSVTPGALVATSVGVGLVVLLVATVLAGSVTIATCFGAIAASLPVLLVRSRARRRRARLRDVWPEVLDHLASGVRAGLSLPEAVGQLGERGPAELREPFTRFAVDYRASGRFGDCLDRLKERLADPVADRIVEALRLTRDVGGTDLGRLLRTLSTFLREDARTRGELEARQSWTVNGARLAVAGPWVVLGFLATRPETAAAYNSLAGALVLGVGAACSAAAYQLMLRIGRLPEEERVLR; encoded by the coding sequence GTGGGCGTCGTCGTGGGGTTCCTGCTCGGCGCGGGCCTGTTCTGCGTGTGGTGGTCGTTCTGGGCGCCGGGCCCGCGCCAGGAGCGCCGTGCGGACGGCTGGACGGCACGCACCCAGGACCTCCTCGTGCAAGCGGGTGCACCGTCCGTGACGCCGGGCGCGCTGGTGGCGACGAGCGTGGGCGTGGGGCTCGTGGTCCTCCTCGTCGCGACGGTCCTCGCCGGGTCGGTCACGATCGCCACCTGCTTCGGTGCGATCGCCGCGTCGCTGCCGGTGCTCCTCGTGCGCTCCCGCGCCCGACGCCGCAGGGCCCGGTTGCGCGACGTGTGGCCGGAGGTGCTGGACCACCTCGCCTCCGGCGTCCGCGCGGGCCTGTCGCTCCCCGAGGCCGTCGGTCAGCTGGGCGAGCGTGGCCCGGCGGAGCTGCGGGAGCCGTTCACCCGGTTCGCGGTGGACTACCGCGCGTCAGGGCGCTTCGGAGACTGTCTGGACCGTCTCAAGGAACGGCTCGCGGACCCGGTGGCCGACCGCATCGTGGAGGCGCTCCGACTGACGCGCGACGTCGGCGGCACGGACCTGGGGCGGCTCCTGCGCACCCTCTCGACGTTCCTGCGCGAGGACGCGAGGACGCGCGGCGAGCTCGAGGCGCGCCAGTCCTGGACGGTCAACGGCGCGCGGCTCGCCGTCGCGGGCCCCTGGGTGGTGCTCGGCTTCCTGGCGACCCGGCCCGAGACCGCGGCGGCGTACAACTCGCTCGCGGGGGCGCTCGTCCTCGGCGTCGGCGCGGCCTGCTCCGCCGCGGCGTACCAGCTCATGCTGCGGATCGGGCGACTGCCCGAGGAGGAGAGGGTGCTCCGATGA
- a CDS encoding TadE/TadG family type IV pilus assembly protein produces the protein MTRRVRTVLARLTGGGQRAERGSAVVEFLGVAFVLLLPVLYLVLTVGRLQAATFAVEGASREAARAFVTAQTADDGGRLAAAAVRLALDDQGFRPGTDVLTISCSATPCLEPGGEVVARVKFEVPLPLVPSFVRAAVPLAVPVEAQHVASVDEYAARRP, from the coding sequence GTGACCCGCAGGGTGCGGACGGTGCTCGCTCGCCTCACCGGGGGTGGGCAGCGGGCGGAGCGGGGGAGCGCCGTCGTGGAGTTCCTGGGCGTCGCGTTCGTGCTGCTGCTGCCGGTGCTGTACCTCGTGCTGACGGTCGGGCGGCTGCAAGCGGCCACGTTCGCGGTCGAGGGTGCCTCGCGCGAGGCGGCGCGGGCGTTCGTGACCGCGCAGACCGCGGACGACGGCGGGCGGCTCGCCGCGGCCGCGGTCAGGCTCGCGCTCGACGACCAGGGCTTTCGGCCCGGGACCGACGTGCTGACGATCTCCTGCTCCGCCACACCCTGCCTCGAGCCCGGGGGCGAGGTGGTCGCGCGGGTGAAGTTCGAGGTGCCCCTGCCGCTCGTCCCGTCGTTCGTCCGGGCGGCCGTGCCCCTCGCGGTCCCGGTCGAGGCGCAGCACGTCGCGTCGGTCGACGAGTACGCCGCGAGGCGGCCGTGA
- the prfB gene encoding peptide chain release factor 2 — protein sequence MATIDFPTEIKALRSTLESIESVSDPEVLRAKIADLSEKASAPDLWDDPDAAQKVTSALSAVQSELDRVKKLGQRIDDVETLVEMGQEMEDEDTLVEAEAEVGAIRKDLDQLEVRTLLAGEYDAREAVVTIRAGAGGVDAADFAEMLLRMYLRWAERHGYSTTVLDTSYAEEAGLKSATFEVKAPYAFGHLSVEAGTHRLVRISPFDNQGRRQTSFAAVEVIPLIEQTDSVEIPESEIKVDVFRSSGPGGQSVNTTDSAVRMTHIPTGIVVSMQNEKSQIQNRAAALRVLQSRLLLVRQEEENAKKKELAGDIKASWGDQMRSYVLQPYQMVKDLRTEHEVGNPSAVFDGDIDDFIEAGIRWRRGAQQES from the coding sequence GTGGCCACCATCGACTTTCCGACCGAGATCAAGGCGCTGCGCAGCACGCTCGAGTCCATCGAGAGCGTGAGCGACCCGGAGGTGCTGCGCGCGAAGATCGCGGACCTCTCGGAGAAGGCGTCGGCCCCCGACCTGTGGGACGACCCGGACGCCGCGCAGAAGGTGACGTCGGCGCTCTCCGCGGTGCAGTCCGAGCTGGACCGGGTGAAGAAGCTCGGGCAGCGCATCGACGACGTCGAGACCCTGGTCGAGATGGGCCAGGAGATGGAGGACGAGGACACCCTCGTCGAGGCGGAGGCCGAGGTCGGCGCGATCCGCAAGGACCTCGACCAGCTCGAGGTCCGCACGCTCCTCGCGGGCGAGTACGACGCCCGTGAGGCCGTCGTGACGATCCGCGCGGGCGCGGGCGGCGTGGACGCGGCCGACTTCGCGGAGATGCTCCTGCGCATGTATCTGCGCTGGGCGGAGCGTCACGGCTACTCGACCACCGTGCTCGACACGTCCTACGCCGAGGAGGCGGGGCTCAAGTCGGCCACGTTCGAGGTGAAGGCGCCGTACGCGTTCGGCCACCTGTCGGTCGAGGCGGGCACGCACCGCCTCGTGCGCATCTCGCCGTTCGACAACCAGGGACGTCGGCAGACGTCGTTCGCGGCCGTCGAGGTCATCCCGCTCATCGAGCAGACGGACTCCGTCGAGATCCCCGAGTCGGAGATCAAGGTGGACGTGTTCCGCTCGTCCGGCCCGGGCGGGCAGTCCGTCAACACGACGGACTCCGCGGTGCGCATGACGCACATCCCGACCGGCATCGTCGTGTCGATGCAGAACGAGAAGTCGCAGATCCAGAACCGTGCGGCCGCGCTGCGCGTCCTCCAGTCCCGCCTGCTGCTCGTGCGCCAGGAGGAGGAGAACGCGAAGAAGAAGGAGCTCGCGGGCGACATCAAGGCGAGCTGGGGGGACCAGATGCGCTCCTACGTGCTGCAGCCCTACCAGATGGTCAAGGACCTGCGCACGGAGCACGAGGTCGGCAACCCGTCGGCGGTGTTCGACGGCGACATCGACGACTTCATCGAGGCCGGGATCCGCTGGCGCCGCGGGGCGCAGCAGGAGTCCTGA
- a CDS encoding type II secretion system F family protein has protein sequence MNALDVSLTGAAIGGLGAVGLLLVVAGVRGRAIRLDERLAPYLRTHDRTSVLLRDQPTRTPFPTVERLVAPVLADAGRALERLGSTSADVRRRLDRAGRRQSVEQFRARQLVWGVVGLALGTFVAVVLAATRGSSVVLLVLLALLCGVGGILACDHALTRAVRRREERMLAEFPTVAELLALAVNAGEGPVAALERVASTARGELSDELRTTLASVRSGTPLARALEQLADRTGLPSLTRFAEGVAVAVERGTPLADVLRAQAQDVRESGRRALMEAGGKKEVAMMIPVVFLILPVTVVFAVYPSLATLRLGF, from the coding sequence ATGAACGCGCTCGACGTGTCGTTGACGGGAGCCGCGATCGGCGGGCTCGGTGCGGTGGGGCTGCTGCTCGTCGTCGCGGGCGTCCGCGGCCGCGCGATCCGGCTCGACGAGCGCCTTGCGCCCTACCTGCGGACGCACGACCGCACGTCGGTGCTCCTCCGCGACCAGCCGACCCGGACGCCGTTCCCGACGGTCGAGCGCCTGGTCGCCCCGGTGCTCGCCGACGCCGGCCGGGCGCTCGAGCGGCTCGGCTCCACGTCCGCCGACGTCCGCCGCCGGCTCGATCGCGCGGGCCGACGCCAGAGCGTGGAGCAGTTCCGTGCCCGCCAGCTCGTGTGGGGCGTCGTCGGGCTCGCGCTGGGCACGTTCGTCGCTGTGGTCCTCGCCGCGACGCGAGGCTCGTCCGTCGTGCTGCTCGTGCTGCTCGCGCTGCTGTGCGGGGTGGGAGGCATCCTCGCCTGCGACCACGCCCTGACGCGCGCCGTGCGACGCCGCGAGGAACGCATGCTCGCGGAGTTCCCGACCGTCGCGGAACTGCTCGCCCTCGCGGTCAACGCCGGCGAGGGCCCGGTGGCGGCGCTCGAACGGGTCGCGTCGACGGCCCGCGGAGAGCTCTCGGACGAGCTGCGCACGACCCTCGCGTCCGTGCGGTCGGGCACGCCGCTCGCCCGGGCGCTCGAGCAGCTCGCCGACCGGACGGGTCTGCCGAGCCTGACCCGCTTCGCGGAGGGGGTTGCCGTCGCCGTTGAGCGCGGGACGCCGCTCGCCGACGTCCTGCGCGCCCAGGCGCAGGACGTGCGCGAGTCCGGGCGCCGCGCGCTCATGGAGGCGGGCGGCAAGAAGGAGGTGGCGATGATGATCCCGGTCGTCTTCCTCATCCTCCCGGTGACGGTGGTCTTCGCCGTCTATCCGTCCCTGGCCACGCTGCGGCTCGGGTTCTGA
- a CDS encoding pilus assembly protein TadG-related protein: MRARLDPWRRSEPVDGPEDGRIMLLTTAFVAFALLLVTVVVSATQVHLERKRLYELADALALTAADSMAPESFYTGAATAPVESGVLTLTDSSIRSDVQDYLTRNPGALDGLHDVVVTEASTADGRTATVGLAARARPAMIGWVTQAWSDGIIVRAESRARAW; the protein is encoded by the coding sequence ATGCGTGCGAGGCTCGACCCGTGGCGCCGTAGCGAGCCCGTCGACGGGCCCGAGGACGGTCGCATCATGCTCCTCACGACGGCGTTCGTCGCCTTCGCGCTGCTGCTGGTCACCGTGGTGGTGAGCGCGACGCAGGTGCATCTCGAGCGCAAGCGGCTGTACGAGCTCGCGGACGCGCTCGCCCTCACGGCGGCGGACTCGATGGCGCCGGAGTCGTTCTACACGGGTGCCGCCACCGCACCGGTCGAGAGCGGTGTCCTGACGCTCACGGATTCCTCGATCCGGTCGGACGTCCAGGACTACCTGACCCGGAATCCGGGGGCGCTCGACGGTCTGCACGACGTCGTCGTGACCGAGGCGTCGACCGCCGACGGGCGCACCGCGACGGTCGGTCTCGCCGCGCGGGCACGACCCGCGATGATCGGCTGGGTGACCCAGGCGTGGAGTGATGGCATCATCGTGCGTGCAGAGTCACGTGCCAGAGCGTGGTGA